In the genome of Stomoxys calcitrans chromosome 4, idStoCalc2.1, whole genome shotgun sequence, the window TACGATAGAACTAAAATGTAAAACgtaaattttagaaattcaTCGATTTTAATGTGGACTGTAAATGGGtgtatgtgaaaaaattttaaaataatacaGTAATCAACCCTTCAATTCTTTTAGACATGGATGTATTTAACTTACGCCAATTCAATACCGGGATATCATACCATTCTTTTTGAATATTGTCCCACAATTGTGTTTTTATTACTGCAGGGAAGCTTATAAACCTGGCGCTTGAGTTCACCCCAAAGGTTCTCAATGGGACTGAGGTCGGCGGACTGACTTGGTCACTCAACAACATTTAAGTTATGATGCCGAAACTATTCACTCTCCAATTTTGATGAGAGTTTCGGGTCATTATCCTGTTGAAATCTCCATACAAGTGGCATATTTTTCTTAGCGTATGGTAGCATAAATGCTCCAACAAATCCTTTAAAACAAATCTATCCATTGTGCTCTCAATAAGATGTATCGGACCTACTCCCTCCTAAGAAAAACAGCACCATACCTTGACATTTCATCCTGCATGCttaaccgtttttttttttggtaaatctGATATGGAATTCTTTTCCTTTTAGAAGACGAAGAGTCTTTCCTGGATCATTATCAAATAAATTGACTTTTACTTCGTCGCTCCATAGGATATTGCTCCGCTTTTTACTCCTTTTGGTCCGCACCATGTTGTATGAGCCAAAGCAAAGTTTAACCTTATCTTCAAGTTTGCTTTGTTCTTGGAGAACCAAATTCCTATCAAATcaagcaaaaatttaaactcCTTGACGTTGTAGAGGACtaaacgggagatcgatttatatgggaaatggGACAAGTCCCAAACCTATCACGATGTAAGTCttctggtgatagggaccgatcccagttctcgtccccttacatggaaaaaacctatcacttttatgagggtttgtcgctcgaggtgatcaattgccaccattctaacatctttggataggtcctgggacagatcgaaaaggatgagtattCTTTGCAAGTATTTTAAAGGGTGATAACATTAGTCTTAAGGCTGATTCGGACTATAGTTttcacggatgttggaagtcgtagtggaacattacgtgcaaaattacagcctaatcacataacaattgcggctaccAGAAATAAAATCTGTGAattaatttatatgggatctaaatcagattatagaccgataaagACCATACTTTCCACGCCCAATTCGAAATGACGAGAGGAGTAGGTGCATAAAAGGCTATaaacattgagatattgagtatAGATTTgacacagattcgtattttttctgtacgcaggttaagttgaaTGAGCACaatgggactatatttggatatagctgccctgcCATGCAGAACGATCTCCGGATttagggtttgaagcccataaaagacccgTTTTTTTGTTAGATTGCGCTGAAAGTTCGAAGAGCCCCCAGAAAATTACACTTTTGCctaattttagagaaatttgtAAAGTGCACCTGGGATTATTCACATAAAATATCTCTCAGGTAGGATCTTGAATGGTTAAAAGTCAATCGCCCAGTtcgacctcttgagcccctagataaAATAATCCACATACAAGTTGAAATAATTTGCGTTAGTCTTTAGCAGAATTTATGGTGCTGTACATTTAAGGTTCAACCAGTAAAactttgttaatttttgttttaatttttttatgcaaataCAAGAAAGTcaactagaaaaaaattttatttgcttgATTTCAATCATAAAATGACTCATGTCAGTTGTTAGTCTTCACCTTTACCATTTCAGCACTTTTTTCCCACAGCCAATCGGCCATTTCATCATCTTCAGCTTTCCTTTGCAGTTTCGCCAAAGACATGCGATCATAGTAACCTCCTGACATACCCTCCACTTCAGGGTCCAAAGCCAAATACAAAGCCGTTTGAGCTCCCATTTTCGTTGAACGCAACAGCAGTTTGGAACCCAAGGCACTGGCCACTTTTAGTATAGCATTATTTTTGGTTATATCACTTTGAACAGGGCCGGGGTGTAAACAGTTAACATCAACTTTAATATTTgaacttctcaaaattttagctaatttgCGTGTAAATAAAATATTCGCCAACTTGCTAGAGCAATAAGCCTTAAAGGCATTATAACTCTTCTCGCTATTGATATCATCCTTTTGAATTTGGCCAAAAATATAAGATGCAGAACTCAAAACCACTATGCGACTTGGAGCAGAATTTTCCAATTTATCCATTAAAAGATTTGTAAGTAAAAAATGACCCAAGTGATTGATTGCGAATTGCTGCTCATAGCCATCCTCGGTTAGTTTATAAGGTGTAGCCAAAATCCCTGCATTATTGATGAGTATATCCAAACGATCTTCttgttgtttgaaattttttacaaaattacgCACTGATTGCAAAGAAGACAAATCTAATAGGCAATTGAAGACGTTTGCATTGCCCGACAGTTGAATTATTTCCTGACGAGCTCTTTCACATATTTCAAATTCATGACAGGCCATGTAGATGCGACCACCCCTTTTGGCCAATTCCAAGGCTATTTCTTTGCCTATGCCAGTACTGCTGCCGGTTACTATAACCACTTTACCATCTATGCGATTTTTCTTTAAGTACGCAGGACCCTCACGCCATTTGTAATACAACCACATTGGCAATAGCGAGACCAAACTCCAGCAggcatatttatatattgcattctttcctaaGCTTATCATTTGCAATTGAACGCTATACAAGATTTTGTTCCTAATATCAACAACTTTCATAGCTGACATGTTGCGGACTTTTCCCAGTCGGATTAATAATTGTTTCACAACCGAAGTCTTAATGATAACTACAAGGTTTTATAAGAAAATGGACCGATAATGCAAActtaaatacaataaaaattaaattgacagCTATAAGTGTTAAATGAACTTTGATTTATAGCTAAACAGAAAAATAGTTAAATTACAATTATTTACACAAGAAAACATGGTCAAATCCAGGCGGAACTaagtaagatttttttttttttttacagaaaaactaAATAATGTAgtattttttaggaaaaattcaattcagccaggctgaattgagatttctataggaaatcttcaattcagcctgtctgaattgagatttctataggaaatcttcaattcagcctgtctgaattgagatttctataggaaatcttcaattcagcctgtctgaattgagatttctataggaaatcttcaattcagcctgtctgaattgagatttctataggaaatcttcaattcagcctgtctgaattgagatttctataggaaatcttcaattcagcctgtctgaattgagatttctataggaaatcttcaattcagcctgtctgaattgagatttctataggaaatcttcaattcagcctgtctgaattgagatttctataggaaatcttcaattcagcctgtctgaattgagatttctataggaaatcttcaattcagcctgtctgaattgagatttctataggaaatcttcaattcagcctgtctgaattgagatttctataggaaatcttcaattcagcctgtctgaattgagatttctataggaaatcttcaattcagcctgtctgaattgagatttctataggaaatcttcaattcagcctgtctgaattgagatttctataggaaatcttcaattcagcctgtctgaattgagatttctataggaaatcttcaattcagcctgtctgaattgagatttctataggaaatcttcaattcagcctgtctgaattgagatttctataggaaatcttcaattcagcctgtctgaattgagatttctataggaaatcttcaattcagcctgtctgaattgagatttctataggaaatcttcaattcagcctgtctgaattgagatttctataggaaatcttcaattcagcctgtctgaattgagatttctataggaaatcttcaattcagcctgtctgaattgagatttctataggaaatcttcaattcagcctgtctgaattgagatttctataggaaatcttcaattcagcctgtctgaattgagatttctataggaaatcttcaattcagcctgtctgaattgagatttctataggaaatcttcaattcagcctgtctgaattgagatttctataggaaatcttcaattcagcctgtctgaattgagatttctataggaaatcttcaattcagcctgtctgaattgagatttctataggaaatcttcaattcagcctgtctgaattgagatttctataggaaatcttcaattcagcctgtctgaattgagatttctataggaaatcttcaattcagcctgtctgaattgagatttctataggaaatcttcaattcagcctgtctgaattgagatttctataggaaatcttcaattcagcctgtctgaattgagatttctataggaaatcttcaattcagcctgtctgaattgagatttctataggaaatcttcaattcagcctgtctgaattgagatttctataggaaatcttcaattcagcctgtctgaattgagatttctataggaaatcttcaattcagcctgtctgaattgagatttctataggaaatcttcaattcagcctgtctgaattgagatttctataggaaatcttcaattcagcctgtctgaattgagatttctataggaaatcttcaattcagcctgtctgaattgagatttctataggaaatcttcGATGAAGAATTATGAGAATatgcaatttaatattttcataaatttacaTTCCAATTTCATCATCTCATACTCTCATTTCAGAATCCATTTCATTTAGTTGTCGTCATAGCAcatttcaatttcattaaaatccagaATTAGAAACAAGTCACATTGTTCAAGATAATGGAAAATTCTTACCTTTTCACAGTTAGAAATCAGATATTGTATAAACTATTACTAGAAGATATCTACATTGAATCGATGCTTAAATCCACATATCCCTAGAAACTCAAGTACGGACATCATTGTCATTTTGAGTAGCCGGTTTGCACTTCAACTCTTCGTGAGGTGTAAATTGCTGGGTATCTTGATTGTATCTTCAGCATACATTCTGCAGCTATGATAAGATTACCTCATTTATACTCACATGATGATGCGGCTACAAACGACCTCCGTGTAATGGTTTATTCGGACACTTTTACAGATTGCTCCCACTGTCGAATTTAGGTTTTTTTCAGAAGGATTGTCTTGTAGATCGAATTCTTCTTGTAGCAGTTACATCTGCCGCAAATAAAGCTATGTGGATTATATAGTTTTGTCATTAATGCTTCCTTCTGTAACTAAGTTGATATATAATCATCATTGGAACTTATTTCAAAGATATTTTGTTCTTGTATTTATAAGTTTAAATGAATATTcaccatttatttatttgtttttcttttaatttcaggtaagcattttgataaaaaaaaaatatattttggtaAGTGCAATTAAAAGCgattaacaacaaaacacgtaagggaagacaaaagtcgggcggtaccgacCATAGGAAACCCTTTATTTACCCTATAACCGGAAATTGGGCTATACTACTTTATGGAcgctatatataattctgaactgattttgatggacttcTTCACAGGTTTTCATATAAgtaattaaacaatccgtactCCATCTCGAGTATATAGAGCGATGTtttaacatacatatataggaactatatcgtTACTcaaaccgatttcgattaaattaattgaaaatgttcgtgcggatcgcttaaaaaattaccacaatattgcaatattagtccaaatccaaatctgaaccgattttttccagacAGACAAAGCTAAATGGAATCAAAAATTGATTCCTAGtcgatttatttaatttaatttatgctTCTAGGAGCCGACGAAGACTAATCGGATGATtcgtttatttgggagctatatcaggttaaagaccgatttgaacaatacttaccaTAGATGTTGTAAGTCGTAATAAACCACTACGTGCAATACAATTTCCAACAATCATGCCAGgtgcgatccaaatcggtccataacctgatgtagctcccatataaaacgatctcccgatttgacatcttgagcccctagaagccatgGTAAATATTATggcaattggtctataatctgatatagcttctatatttACCGATTAGACTTCTACGGCCCCTTCAAACTGTAAGTTTTAGCTTAATTCGCTGAATTTTTGTATGTAAATACACAAGTATACAAACTTATTTCGTTTTCgtatatttttagcagaactTGTATAAATTGCTGAATTTTTATGCACATGTCATTTGAAAAGCTTTGCTAATTTTCTTAACCCATAATTCATTACAATAAGAATCTCAATACTGCTTTAACTTTGATTGATCTCTTTCAGTTTAGTTTATAACCATAATGACTATTGTGaatgaaatcggttgataattgtGGTATTATCGTGGACAACAACCAAATGCTAGTAAGATGAATTCATAATCATGTACAAGTAACAAAGAGCTAAGTGCGGCCGTgacgaatcgtatataccctccaccatgaatcggaTTTGTTCTTTGCCCGTtatctctttatgggcaaacaaatgataatggatatgaattgctgtactataggagcaatatcagattatgaaatcATTCGGAACCTTACTTGGTTTAGATGTTCCCAACTATAGTAGAATACATTGTAaacaacttcagccaaatcgcataagaattttgaactatcgggactcaagaaaaaaaaatagggagatcggtttatatggagctatatcaggttaggaacttagagcagttgttggaagtcataacaatacaccccatacaaaatttcagccaaatcggataataattgcgcgctcAAGAGGCTCACGAAATCgggatcctagatcggtttatatgggagctatatcagattataaaccgatttggtccgtatttggcacagttgttggaagtcataaccgaacactacgtgcaaaatttcagccaaatcggacaaaaattgctgcttgtcagggctcaagaagtcaaatcgggaaatcggtttatatgagagctatatcagatatatatattatagaccaatttggaccgtactaggcagagttgtgggaagtcataactgatCAGTATGGTAACTGATCAGTTTCAACCaagtcagacaaaaattgcggcttgtgaggactcaagaagtcaaatcgagggatcggtttatatgaaaccgtactaggcagagttgttggaagtcatatcggaacatcattgtcaacatttcagccaaattggacaaacattGTGTCCTCCTAGGACTTGAGAAGTTAAATctgaaggtcggtttatatagggtctatatcaggttattgacggatgtggaccgtactttgcacagttgttggaagtgataaccgAACATCacagtcaaaatttcagccaaattggacaaaaattgtggcttcctaaGGCTTgaggagtcaaatcggaagttcggtttatatagggtctatatcaggttattgaccgatgtggaccgtacttcgcacagttgttggaagtgataaccgAACATCAcagccaaaatttcagccaaattggacaaaaattgtggcttcataGGGtttgagaagtcaaatcggaaggtcggtttatatagggtctatatcaggttattgaccgatgtggaccctgcttggcacagttgttgaaagtgataaccgaacaccacatgcaaaatttcagccaaattggacaaaaattgcggtttcagaggctcaagaagtcaaatcggagatcggtttatatgggagctatatcaggttattgacggatgtggaccgtacttcgcacagtttttggaagtgataaccgAACATCAcagtccaaatttcagccaaattggacaaaaattgtggcttcctagggcttgagaagtcaaatcggaaggtcggtttatatagggtctatatcaggttattgagggatgtggaccgtacttcgcacagttgttggaagtgataaccgAACATCacagtcaaaatttcagccaaattggacaaaaattgtggcttcctagggcttgagaagtcaaatcggaaggtcggtttatatagggtctatatcaggttattgaccgatgtggaccctacttggcacagttgttgaaagtgataaccgaacaccacatgcaaaatttcagccaaattggacaaaaattgcggttccagaggctcaagaagtcaaatcggagatcggtttatatgggagctatatcaggttatagaccgattcggaccgtattaaGCAGAGTTGTTTGAATTAACGActgaacactgtgtgcaaaatttcagccaaaacgaattaaaattacggcttgtgagggtttaagaagtcaaatcggaagaacggtttatatgggagctatatcagattataaaccgattcgaaccgtattgagcacagtggttggaagtcataaccgaacactacgtgcaaaatttcagccaaatcggacaaaaattgctgtttgtcagggctcaaaagtcaaatcgggagataggtttatatgggagctatgtcagcttTAGGACcaattcggatcgtacttgtcacagttgttcgaagtcataacccaacattacatgcacaatttcagccaaatcggacaaaaattgcagcttgaaagggcttaaaaaagtcaatttgagagatcggtttatatgggagctatatctaaatctgaaccgatatggccctttgcaccccccaacgacttacatcaatattaggttaggttagtttgaaaagaggatgcagatattaatccgccccatgccactatggacatacacctaagccagtaataaagtgacctctaaaaagaaaattttaggttaggaattccgtgctacttacaaaatccttaattgttttcaatatcacttcccttaagttggttcatggctGGTtgattgtgtctccacctaagtggcggtatctgttggacgcttaagccgggcaatgacaaaggaaatgctccaaagtctcatcatcttccctacacATGCCCTACTTATGCTATCTCttgacgcaccgattttacataagtgagctcgtatagTTATCtcagctcccatctaaaccgatatcccgttttgacttcttgagtccttacaagccgtcaTTTATATCCGACTTGACCTcctagctatactgacctccttcttgcttcttttcagtaatagcctcgtcttctcacgatccggatccccccataggattttcgccgtcctaccgaccgtttctctgttccacaatattgcatgcgcattcgtcgcccactcccttaactcggactgcgtcgacccgaaaggcttcgggttaaccaagtttatcgacaacagtcctctggccttccccgcccaatcgtctgctctttcatttccccttactccgttatgtaccggcaaccaaacgatgcggattctgtcatcctcagagaaggccttaatctccttcttgcactgcaagaccgttcgtgaccccaccgtcctggttgttattgcccttatggcaattttactgtcggtaaagatgttcacactcgacgtcctcgcgttagccgcattccactttacgcattccgtgatcgtgcggatctctgcctgcaggtttgtattatggtcagacactctaaaacagatcttagtccctgggttctcaatgtagacccccaggcccactctgtcctctagctttgatccatccgtgtaacacgatcttccagatgacaatactagggttccgtcagtccaagactgtgcagctggcggcagtacctcgcactcgtCTTCAAGGCTCATCTCAGGTATGCGATcgcaaacctcttcccttccttccaggttttcgatcgtcgcctcgattataccgccatggtatgagctgctaccaaactcaatccattctcgcatcgccttaagtctcatagccgcagtggctgcctcacacttaatctgtatgtcaatgggtcggatatctagaatagtctccagtgccctagtaggcgtggtcctcatcgctctgcctatgccatgACAACATGTTTCCTGGACTTGTTgtttggtccttatgttgcactttctctccatagcagtccaccaaactactgaggcgtaagtaagtattggtcttattacGCTcctgactagattagtattggtctaattacgctcctgtagagccagtggactatcctcagattcaggccccaattcgagcctgcggccc includes:
- the LOC106085328 gene encoding retinol dehydrogenase 13-like, whose product is MSAMKVVDIRNKILYSVQLQMISLGKNAIYKYACWSLVSLLPMWLYYKWREGPAYLKKNRIDGKVVIVTGSSTGIGKEIALELAKRGGRIYMACHEFEICERARQEIIQLSGNANVFNCLLDLSSLQSVRNFVKNFKQQEDRLDILINNAGILATPYKLTEDGYEQQFAINHLGHFLLTNLLMDKLENSAPSRIVVLSSASYIFGQIQKDDINSEKSYNAFKAYCSSKLANILFTRKLAKILRSSNIKVDVNCLHPGPVQSDITKNNAILKVASALGSKLLLRSTKMGAQTALYLALDPEVEGMSGGYYDRMSLAKLQRKAEDDEMADWLWEKSAEMVKVKTNN